The following nucleotide sequence is from candidate division KSB1 bacterium.
TGAATGCCATTCGAACCTATCGTCAGGAGGTTGAGTCCGGTGTCTTCCCCACTGATTCACATAGTTTTTAAAACGGATAACGGCGAATTAAAACGCTTACTCAAAAAACTGAACAAATGACCTTTCCATGGAACATCACCATTTTCGGAGTTGGCGCCATAGCCACGCTTTTTGGTTTTTTCCTGAACAAAGTAAGCGATCGGATAACGCTTTTTGGCACCTGGACGGAACAAATCAACGCAATCACGGAAAAGGGCCTGACGTTCATGGATCTGGATGGAAACCAATGCACTCGAAGGCTCAACATCACCAACAACCTCCATAATGTTCCGCCCACGGATGTGGCCTTGATCTTGGTCAAAAGCTATCAGACGAAACGTACAGTTGAGCAGGTCAAGGGGATTTTGCGGCCAAACGGACTGGCCGTGACCCTGCAAAACGGTCTCGGAAATATTGAAATCTTGCAAGCGGCGCTTGGAGAAGACCGGGTTGTTGCAGGAATCACTTATCACGCAGCCAATCTATCAGCGCTCGCGTGCGTGCAACATGCAGGAGAAGGCCTAACCTTCCTGGGTGTGAAAGTGGGGTGGGAAACCCAACTAAACGAAATCGTCAATTTGTTGAATAAAGCTGGCATTCAGACCGAGCTTATCAAAAATATTGAAAGTCTGAGCTGGAGCAAAGTCATCGTGAATGCAAGCA
It contains:
- a CDS encoding 2-dehydropantoate 2-reductase, with amino-acid sequence MTFPWNITIFGVGAIATLFGFFLNKVSDRITLFGTWTEQINAITEKGLTFMDLDGNQCTRRLNITNNLHNVPPTDVALILVKSYQTKRTVEQVKGILRPNGLAVTLQNGLGNIEILQAALGEDRVVAGITYHAANLSALACVQHAGEGLTFLGVKVGWETQLNEIVNLLNKAGIQTELIKNIESLSWSKVIVNASINPLTALLEIKNGDLLHHPLLRKILRATIQEVAAVATKHGIRLEHPDPIEHVFDICRATARNRSSMLQDIVRGTQTEIEAINGAVVDLGLRYGIPTPVNQFLLEQVQSKQAGQTFEPDRLSDLDQ